Proteins from one Microbacterium faecale genomic window:
- a CDS encoding histidine phosphatase family protein, with product MTLIALVRHGETDWNRAGRVQGHSDIPLNDTGRAQAAAAGEALRGGDYTHLFASPLVRAKETAEIIGRTIGLGDPHLRDGLRERNYGAAEGLLVADFWQRFPGGRDVPDAETVDDLRERAFATLEEIADIAGDDPVVAVAHGGLIGQVLRHITDGELPRPDERIGNGSQQIIELTSAGARVIGYHGSPR from the coding sequence GTGACACTTATCGCACTCGTACGCCACGGCGAGACCGATTGGAACCGCGCGGGTCGCGTGCAGGGGCACAGCGACATCCCTCTCAATGACACCGGTCGCGCGCAGGCGGCCGCCGCCGGCGAGGCCCTGCGTGGCGGCGATTACACTCACCTGTTCGCCAGCCCGCTGGTCCGCGCGAAGGAGACCGCCGAGATCATCGGCCGCACGATCGGTCTCGGTGATCCTCACCTCCGCGACGGTCTGCGCGAGCGCAACTACGGCGCGGCCGAGGGGCTCCTCGTCGCCGATTTCTGGCAGCGGTTCCCCGGTGGCCGGGACGTGCCGGATGCGGAGACGGTCGACGATCTGCGAGAGCGCGCCTTCGCGACGCTCGAGGAGATCGCTGACATCGCGGGTGACGACCCGGTCGTCGCCGTCGCGCACGGCGGACTCATCGGACAGGTCCTGCGCCACATCACCGACGGAGAACTTCCCCGCCCCGACGAGCGCATCGGCAACGGGTCGCAGCAGATCATCGAGCTGACCTCCGCCGGGGCCCGCGTGATCGGCTACCACGGTTCACCACGCTGA
- a CDS encoding Lrp/AsnC family transcriptional regulator, with amino-acid sequence MATLDHVDLELIAALSVDPRATVVALAEKLGLSRNTVQARMARLDEFGVFHSFERSISPAALGFPLQAFISIGLVQSRLPKITEELRRVPEVVQVHGVSGQVDLIALVACRDARHLFDVDARILSIDGVERTETRLVMSDSIPYRVSGLMELARREAR; translated from the coding sequence ATGGCCACTCTCGACCACGTTGACCTCGAACTGATCGCAGCGCTCAGCGTCGACCCCCGCGCGACCGTCGTCGCACTCGCCGAAAAGCTCGGGCTCTCGCGAAACACCGTGCAGGCGCGCATGGCGCGACTCGATGAGTTCGGCGTGTTCCACTCGTTCGAGCGGTCGATCTCGCCCGCGGCGTTGGGTTTCCCGCTGCAGGCCTTCATCTCGATCGGCCTCGTGCAGTCGCGGCTGCCGAAGATCACCGAGGAGCTGCGCCGGGTCCCCGAAGTCGTACAGGTGCACGGCGTGTCCGGGCAGGTGGATCTGATCGCACTCGTGGCCTGTCGCGACGCGCGGCACCTCTTCGACGTCGACGCGCGGATCCTGTCGATCGACGGCGTCGAGCGCACGGAGACGCGGCTCGTGATGAGCGACTCGATCCCCTATCGCGTGTCAGGTCTCATGGAGCTCGCCCGCCGCGAGGCTCGATGA
- a CDS encoding alpha/beta fold hydrolase, with product MPSYYADQLDRIPVARRAVDAGGTQTAYWTYGSDDAAVTILAVHGFRGDHHGLEPVVAHLPGVRWIMPDLPGFGETPPIAGRAHDIDAYAAWLAEVAARIAPGAIVLGHSFGSIVAAAAVARGLATPKLILVNPIGAPALAGPRGLLTRLAVLYYRLGAWLPERLGTWLLRTRLIVRVMSAAMAKTRDKALRRWIHDQHDRFFSLFSDRETLRQAFVASVSHDVRAFAAEIRSPTLLVAAVQDDITPIEAERTLVTLFEQAELVEIDDVGHLIHYERPSEAAAAISRFIEPRGGRAP from the coding sequence GTGCCGTCCTACTACGCCGATCAGCTCGACCGGATCCCGGTCGCGCGTCGCGCGGTCGACGCGGGCGGCACGCAGACGGCGTACTGGACGTACGGATCCGACGACGCCGCTGTCACCATCCTCGCCGTGCACGGATTCCGCGGCGACCATCACGGCCTCGAGCCCGTCGTCGCGCACCTGCCCGGCGTGCGCTGGATCATGCCCGATTTGCCGGGATTCGGCGAGACGCCACCCATCGCGGGGCGCGCCCATGACATCGACGCGTATGCTGCGTGGCTCGCCGAGGTCGCCGCGCGCATCGCACCCGGAGCGATCGTACTGGGGCACTCCTTCGGTTCGATCGTCGCCGCCGCGGCCGTCGCGCGCGGCCTGGCCACGCCGAAGCTGATTCTCGTCAACCCGATCGGTGCGCCGGCGCTGGCTGGTCCGCGCGGGCTGCTCACGCGGCTGGCCGTGCTCTATTACCGGCTGGGCGCATGGCTGCCCGAGCGCCTCGGCACCTGGCTCCTGCGCACGCGGCTGATCGTTCGCGTCATGAGCGCCGCCATGGCGAAGACGCGCGACAAGGCCCTCCGGCGCTGGATCCACGACCAGCACGACCGGTTCTTCTCACTCTTCAGCGACCGCGAGACGTTGCGACAGGCCTTCGTCGCGAGCGTCAGTCATGACGTCCGCGCGTTCGCGGCGGAAATCCGGAGCCCGACGCTCCTCGTCGCGGCCGTGCAGGACGACATCACGCCGATCGAGGCGGAACGGACGCTCGTCACACTGTTCGAGCAGGCCGAGCTCGTCGAAATCGACGATGTCGGCCACCTGATCCACTACGAGCGGCCGAGTGAGGCCGCCGCGGCGATCAGCCGGTTCATCGAGCCTCGCGGCGGGCGAGCTCCATGA
- a CDS encoding exonuclease domain-containing protein, giving the protein MAFDDITARFPDEAGGVLFTRVGVFDLETTGIDVANDRIVTAFVGVLDASGEVIESHSWLADPGIEIPAAAAAVHGVSTETARAEGRAAAEVVGEIIGALRTLFDTGIPVVAYNAPFDLSVLRHEAARHGLAPIANPSPVVDPLVVDKQHDRYRRGKRTLDIVAAHYGVTLEDAHDASADAIAAGRVALAQAERFGSDLPTTLAELHAAQVGWAAAQAASLGEYFVRIGRIAPGETIDGSWPIR; this is encoded by the coding sequence ATGGCATTCGACGACATCACGGCGCGGTTCCCCGATGAGGCAGGCGGCGTGCTCTTCACGCGCGTCGGCGTCTTCGACCTCGAGACGACCGGCATCGACGTCGCGAACGACCGCATTGTGACGGCATTCGTAGGCGTCCTCGACGCCTCCGGCGAGGTCATCGAGTCGCACTCCTGGCTCGCCGATCCCGGCATCGAAATCCCCGCGGCCGCGGCCGCGGTGCACGGCGTCTCGACCGAGACGGCGCGCGCCGAGGGCCGTGCGGCCGCCGAGGTGGTCGGCGAGATCATCGGCGCCCTCCGCACGCTCTTCGACACGGGGATCCCGGTCGTCGCCTACAACGCGCCCTTCGACCTGTCGGTGCTGCGACACGAGGCCGCCCGCCACGGGCTCGCCCCGATCGCGAACCCCTCTCCCGTCGTCGACCCGCTCGTCGTCGACAAGCAGCACGATCGGTACCGCCGCGGCAAGCGCACGCTCGACATCGTCGCGGCGCACTATGGCGTGACGCTCGAAGACGCGCACGACGCGTCCGCGGATGCGATCGCCGCCGGGCGCGTCGCGCTGGCGCAGGCCGAGCGCTTCGGGAGCGATCTTCCGACGACGCTCGCAGAACTGCACGCGGCGCAGGTCGGGTGGGCCGCGGCACAGGCGGCGAGCCTCGGGGAATACTTCGTGCGCATCGGACGCATCGCCCCGGGCGAGACGATCGATGGGTCCTGGCCGATCCGCTGA
- a CDS encoding type B 50S ribosomal protein L31: MKTDIHPSYEYVVFRDLGSGETYLTRSTATSDKTIELDGETYPVIDVEISAASHPFYTGKQRIMDSAGRVERFNQRFKNFGGK; the protein is encoded by the coding sequence ATGAAGACTGACATCCACCCCTCGTACGAGTACGTCGTGTTCCGCGACCTCGGCTCGGGCGAGACGTACCTGACGCGTTCCACGGCGACGAGCGACAAGACGATCGAACTCGACGGCGAAACCTACCCCGTCATCGACGTCGAGATCTCCGCGGCGTCGCACCCGTTCTACACGGGCAAGCAGCGCATCATGGACTCGGCTGGCCGCGTGGAGCGGTTCAACCAGCGGTTCAAGAACTTCGGCGGCAAGTAA
- a CDS encoding ABC transporter ATP-binding protein produces MTSVLEMKDVVVRRNGRHIVDGVSWTVNDDERWVILGPNGAGKTTLLQIADTMMFPTSGTVDVLGERLGKTDVFSLRPFIGFASTALARQIPADESVLNAVLTAAYSVMGRWNEQYENIDERRALRVLAEWKLDGLADRTFGTLSDGERKRVQVARAVMTDPELLLLDEPTASLDLGAREELLQLLSGYAQAPTTPAMVMVTHHVEEIPVGFTHVMLLREGRAVAQGPLRETLTRENLEQTFGFPIAIIEQNGRWVARAEAPIFG; encoded by the coding sequence ATGACCTCCGTGCTCGAGATGAAGGATGTCGTCGTGCGCCGAAACGGGCGCCATATTGTCGACGGCGTGTCCTGGACAGTGAACGACGACGAGCGCTGGGTCATTCTCGGCCCGAACGGCGCGGGGAAGACGACCCTCCTCCAGATCGCCGACACCATGATGTTCCCGACGTCGGGAACCGTCGACGTGCTCGGTGAGCGTCTCGGCAAGACCGACGTGTTCAGCCTGCGCCCGTTCATCGGCTTCGCCTCGACAGCGCTGGCACGCCAGATCCCCGCCGACGAGAGCGTCCTCAACGCGGTGCTGACCGCCGCCTACTCGGTGATGGGCCGCTGGAACGAGCAGTACGAGAACATCGACGAACGTCGGGCGTTGCGCGTGCTCGCCGAGTGGAAGCTCGACGGCCTCGCCGACCGCACGTTCGGTACCCTCAGCGATGGCGAACGCAAGCGCGTGCAGGTGGCGCGCGCCGTCATGACGGATCCCGAGCTGCTTCTGCTCGACGAACCGACGGCGAGCCTGGACCTCGGAGCACGCGAGGAGCTGCTGCAGCTGCTGAGCGGCTACGCCCAGGCGCCGACGACTCCCGCGATGGTCATGGTGACCCACCACGTCGAGGAGATCCCCGTCGGGTTCACGCACGTCATGCTGCTGCGCGAAGGGCGCGCAGTCGCTCAGGGGCCGCTGCGCGAGACGCTGACGCGCGAGAACCTCGAGCAGACCTTCGGCTTCCCGATCGCCATCATCGAGCAGAACGGCCGCTGGGTCGCGCGGGCCGAAGCACCCATCTTCGGCTGA
- the serB gene encoding phosphoserine phosphatase SerB → MVVTARFLVVLDADSTLIRNEVIELIADEAGRGAEVAAATEAAMRGEIDFAESLRGRVRELAGVPLSSFSRVRARIEPTPGVTDLTSAIHARGGIVGVVSGGFHEILDDLAPTLGVDVWRANRLVARDGALTGEVDGAIVDAAAKADQLTAWADEAGVARHRTVAIGDGANDLEMIARAGLGIAFNAKPAVRRAANLTVGPVNLREIIPLLP, encoded by the coding sequence ATCGTTGTGACTGCGCGTTTTCTCGTCGTGCTCGACGCCGATTCCACCCTGATCCGCAATGAGGTCATCGAACTCATCGCCGACGAGGCGGGGCGCGGTGCCGAAGTGGCCGCCGCGACCGAGGCCGCGATGCGCGGCGAGATCGACTTCGCCGAGAGCCTGCGCGGGAGGGTCCGCGAACTCGCGGGAGTGCCTCTCTCGTCCTTTTCGCGCGTGCGCGCGCGGATCGAGCCGACTCCCGGCGTCACCGATCTCACGTCGGCCATTCATGCTCGCGGCGGCATCGTCGGCGTTGTCTCCGGCGGGTTCCACGAGATCCTCGACGATCTCGCTCCCACGCTCGGCGTCGACGTGTGGCGCGCGAACCGTCTCGTCGCGCGCGACGGCGCGCTGACCGGCGAGGTCGACGGCGCGATCGTCGACGCGGCCGCGAAGGCCGATCAGCTCACGGCGTGGGCGGACGAAGCGGGGGTCGCTCGCCACCGGACTGTCGCGATCGGCGACGGCGCGAACGATCTGGAGATGATCGCACGCGCGGGACTCGGCATCGCCTTCAACGCGAAGCCAGCCGTCCGACGCGCAGCGAACCTCACGGTCGGCCCCGTGAACCTGCGCGAGATCATCCCCCTGCTCCCCTGA
- the fabG gene encoding 3-oxoacyl-ACP reductase FabG, producing the protein MNAPATPDHVALVTGGNRGIGRAIAERLVRDGYRVAVTARSGEGPEGTLTVRADVNDGASLDAAVAQIEAELGPVTTIVANAGVTKDTLLMRMSDDDFTSVVDTNLGGAFRTVKRAIRSMLRAKHGRIILISSVSGLFGVAGQANYSASKAGLVGFARAITRELGGRGITANVVAPGFIESDMTAQLDEKTQKTYQTQIPAGRFGSADEIAGVVSWLASDDASYISGAVIPVDGGLGMGH; encoded by the coding sequence ATGAACGCACCAGCCACGCCCGACCACGTCGCCCTCGTCACCGGCGGGAACCGCGGGATTGGACGGGCGATCGCTGAGCGTCTCGTGCGGGACGGTTATCGCGTTGCGGTCACGGCGCGATCCGGCGAAGGTCCAGAGGGAACGCTGACCGTCCGCGCGGACGTGAACGACGGTGCATCGTTGGACGCCGCTGTGGCACAGATCGAAGCCGAGCTCGGCCCGGTGACGACGATCGTCGCGAACGCCGGAGTGACGAAGGACACCCTGCTGATGCGGATGAGCGACGACGACTTCACGAGCGTCGTCGACACCAACCTCGGCGGCGCGTTCCGCACCGTCAAGCGCGCGATCCGATCGATGCTGCGGGCGAAGCACGGCCGCATCATTCTCATCTCGAGTGTGTCGGGTCTGTTCGGTGTGGCCGGGCAGGCGAACTACTCCGCGTCGAAGGCGGGACTCGTGGGCTTCGCACGCGCGATCACGCGCGAGTTGGGCGGCCGGGGCATCACGGCGAACGTCGTGGCGCCCGGGTTCATCGAATCGGACATGACGGCGCAGCTCGACGAGAAGACGCAGAAGACCTACCAGACGCAGATCCCCGCGGGACGTTTCGGATCGGCCGATGAGATCGCCGGCGTCGTCTCGTGGCTCGCGAGCGACGACGCCTCCTACATCTCCGGCGCGGTCATTCCCGTCGACGGCGGTCTCGGGATGGGGCACTGA
- a CDS encoding DUF4190 domain-containing protein, whose product MSQFDQPQQPAYQPPQAPPSYGAAPQQQTNPLALTALIASLVSPAAWILSLVPVIGSILSILAPISAILAVVFGHIALSQIKKRGGGGRGMALTGLIIGYILIGVSIIIGILVVAVFGAIATGFGVLGAY is encoded by the coding sequence ATGTCGCAGTTCGACCAGCCGCAGCAGCCCGCCTACCAGCCACCGCAGGCTCCGCCGTCGTATGGCGCGGCGCCGCAGCAGCAGACGAACCCGCTCGCGCTCACCGCGCTGATCGCGTCGCTCGTCTCGCCCGCAGCGTGGATCCTTTCGCTCGTCCCCGTCATCGGGAGCATCCTCAGCATTCTCGCGCCGATCTCGGCGATCCTCGCCGTGGTCTTCGGCCACATCGCCCTGTCTCAGATCAAGAAGCGCGGCGGAGGCGGACGCGGGATGGCGCTGACCGGCCTCATCATCGGGTACATCCTGATCGGCGTGAGCATCATCATCGGCATCCTGGTCGTCGCCGTCTTCGGCGCGATCGCCACGGGCTTCGGCGTTCTCGGCGCCTACTGA
- a CDS encoding DUF3099 domain-containing protein: MRKHIRPAQSATSIGKSPQDDETARMKQYVLTMVIRTVCLVLAFAVQPWGWQTAVFSVGAIVLPYIAVVFANQANARGTTTAVSPTRAIEPGAAPADPSEGPHVIRIDGSSEDPSTSAPHTDEESDER; the protein is encoded by the coding sequence GTGAGGAAGCACATCCGCCCCGCTCAGTCCGCGACGTCGATCGGCAAATCGCCGCAGGACGACGAGACGGCGCGCATGAAGCAGTACGTGCTGACGATGGTCATCCGCACCGTGTGCCTGGTACTCGCCTTCGCGGTCCAGCCGTGGGGGTGGCAGACCGCCGTCTTCAGTGTCGGGGCGATCGTCCTGCCGTACATCGCCGTCGTCTTCGCGAACCAGGCGAACGCGCGCGGCACGACCACCGCCGTGAGCCCGACGCGCGCGATCGAGCCTGGCGCCGCACCAGCTGACCCATCGGAAGGCCCGCACGTGATCCGGATCGACGGCTCCTCCGAGGACCCGTCGACGAGCGCGCCCCACACAGACGAAGAGAGTGACGAACGATGA
- a CDS encoding SURF1 family cytochrome oxidase biogenesis protein — protein sequence MRTWPRSARWSIYVLVAILFAIACAILSSWQFARGELRDASNALITNNYDADPVPLSELMSGTDDFDPGDEWHPVVVTGEYLADDQLLARNRPEGGTSAYEVIVPLQLDDGRILAIDRGWVPPAYEGGAEAVPAPPTGEVTVTARLRASEALPTSGRTAPEGQLPMIHVPSVAAQTGEQTITPVYAIMSSEEPAPDERPNPLAAPEVDPGPHLSYAVQWILFAIMGFAFIGYMIRTEMVPARGDDEDPDDLDEDRPRPQRRPRRKRRDRDAEEEDAILDRL from the coding sequence ATGAGGACCTGGCCGCGCAGCGCGCGGTGGAGCATCTACGTCCTCGTCGCGATCCTGTTCGCGATCGCGTGTGCGATCCTCTCGTCGTGGCAGTTCGCGCGCGGCGAGCTGCGTGACGCTTCGAATGCGCTGATCACGAACAACTACGACGCCGACCCCGTGCCGCTGAGCGAGCTGATGTCGGGAACCGACGACTTCGATCCCGGCGACGAGTGGCATCCCGTCGTCGTTACCGGTGAGTATCTCGCCGATGACCAGCTGCTGGCCCGCAATCGCCCCGAGGGCGGCACCAGCGCCTACGAGGTCATCGTGCCGCTTCAGCTCGACGACGGTCGGATCCTCGCGATCGATCGCGGTTGGGTTCCGCCGGCGTACGAGGGCGGTGCCGAGGCTGTTCCCGCTCCCCCGACGGGAGAGGTCACCGTCACCGCCCGACTGCGCGCGAGCGAGGCGTTGCCGACGTCCGGTCGCACCGCGCCCGAGGGGCAGCTGCCGATGATCCACGTGCCGTCCGTCGCGGCGCAGACCGGGGAGCAGACGATCACCCCCGTCTACGCCATCATGTCGAGCGAGGAGCCGGCCCCCGACGAGCGGCCGAACCCCCTCGCCGCTCCGGAGGTCGACCCGGGGCCCCACTTGTCGTACGCGGTGCAGTGGATCCTGTTCGCGATCATGGGCTTCGCGTTCATCGGATACATGATCCGCACCGAGATGGTCCCCGCTCGCGGCGACGACGAGGACCCGGACGACCTCGACGAAGACAGGCCGCGCCCCCAGCGCCGCCCGCGCCGCAAGCGCCGCGACCGAGACGCCGAAGAGGAAGACGCCATCCTCGACCGCCTGTAG
- a CDS encoding ABC-F family ATP-binding cassette domain-containing protein produces MLAVKDLEIRVGARLLMSGVTFRVGDGDKIGLVGRNGAGKTTLTRVLAGDIVASDGSVTLSGELGYLPQDPRTGDPEELARTRILNARGLGDLQAGITQATEDMGSDDPARAEKGMRRFGRLTERFEAIGGYAAEAEAATIASNLALPDRILDQPLKTLSGGQRRRIELARILFSDADTMILDEPTNHLDADSVVWLREFLKSYRGGLIVISHDVDLVGETVNRVFYLDANRQVIDIYNMGWKHYQRQRVADEERRKKERTNAEKKASALRQQAAKFGAKATKAAAAHQMEARADRLLAGLEEVRQVDRVANIRFPKPAPCGKTPLMASSLSKSYGALEIFAGVDLAIDRGSKVVVLGLNGAGKTTLLRILAGVDASDTGQIEPGHGLKIGYYAQEHENLDIDRSVLQNMMSSAPNLTETEARRVLGSFLFTGDDVLKPARVLSGGEKTRLSLATLVVSSANVLLLDEPTNNLDPASREEILDALAHYEGAVVLVSHDEGAVEALNPERVLLLPDGVEDIWNKDYADLISLA; encoded by the coding sequence GTGCTTGCCGTCAAGGACCTAGAGATCCGCGTGGGTGCGCGCCTGCTGATGAGCGGCGTGACGTTCCGTGTGGGCGACGGCGACAAGATCGGCCTCGTCGGGCGCAACGGTGCCGGCAAGACGACGCTCACGAGGGTGCTCGCGGGTGACATCGTCGCGAGCGACGGATCCGTGACGCTCTCGGGCGAGCTCGGCTACCTGCCGCAGGACCCGCGCACGGGCGACCCGGAGGAGCTGGCGCGCACACGGATCCTCAATGCCCGCGGACTCGGCGACCTGCAGGCCGGCATCACGCAGGCGACGGAGGACATGGGATCCGACGACCCGGCGCGCGCTGAGAAGGGCATGCGCCGCTTCGGTCGGCTCACCGAGCGCTTCGAGGCGATCGGCGGCTACGCGGCCGAAGCGGAGGCGGCGACGATTGCGAGCAACCTCGCGCTGCCCGACCGGATTCTCGACCAGCCGCTCAAGACGCTCTCGGGCGGTCAGCGCCGACGCATCGAGCTCGCGCGGATCCTCTTCAGCGACGCCGACACCATGATCCTCGACGAGCCCACCAACCACCTCGACGCCGACAGCGTCGTTTGGTTGCGCGAGTTCCTCAAGTCCTACCGGGGCGGGCTCATCGTCATCAGCCACGACGTCGATCTCGTCGGCGAGACCGTCAACCGCGTGTTCTACCTCGACGCGAACCGCCAGGTCATCGACATCTACAACATGGGCTGGAAGCACTACCAGCGCCAGCGTGTCGCCGATGAGGAGCGCCGCAAGAAGGAGCGCACGAACGCCGAGAAGAAGGCCTCGGCACTGCGCCAGCAGGCCGCGAAGTTCGGGGCCAAGGCCACGAAGGCCGCCGCCGCCCACCAGATGGAGGCGCGCGCGGATCGACTCCTCGCGGGCCTCGAAGAGGTGCGTCAGGTCGACCGCGTCGCGAACATCCGGTTCCCGAAGCCCGCGCCGTGCGGGAAGACGCCGCTCATGGCGTCGTCGCTGTCGAAGTCCTACGGCGCGCTCGAGATCTTCGCTGGCGTCGACCTCGCGATCGACCGCGGCAGCAAGGTCGTCGTGCTCGGCCTCAACGGTGCGGGCAAGACGACGCTGCTGCGGATCCTCGCCGGCGTCGACGCATCGGACACGGGCCAGATCGAACCCGGGCACGGGCTGAAGATCGGCTACTACGCTCAGGAGCACGAGAACCTCGACATCGATCGCAGCGTGCTACAGAACATGATGTCGTCGGCGCCGAACCTGACCGAGACCGAGGCGCGCCGCGTACTCGGATCGTTCCTCTTCACCGGCGATGACGTGCTGAAGCCGGCGCGCGTGCTCTCCGGCGGTGAGAAGACGCGCCTCTCGCTCGCAACGCTCGTCGTGTCGTCGGCGAACGTGCTGCTGCTCGACGAGCCGACGAATAACCTCGACCCGGCAAGCCGCGAAGAGATCCTCGACGCCCTCGCGCACTACGAGGGCGCCGTCGTCCTCGTCTCGCACGACGAGGGCGCCGTCGAGGCGCTCAACCCCGAGCGCGTCCTCCTGCTTCCCGACGGCGTCGAGGATATTTGGAACAAAGACTACGCCGACCTCATCTCACTGGCGTAG
- a CDS encoding energy-coupling factor transporter transmembrane component T family protein — MIPLYRPGTSPLHRLGAGWKLAGLAVLAVAASVFPHTPVSAVVTLGLTLVVFLIGGLGVTAWLGRVWDLKWIIVFLALTQGIFLGPAPALTGTTRVVAVLLLASVCTMTTPTGEMIDALRRALSPLRRIGVDPWRVAFTVSLTIAVIPVVGALAAQVRDAARARGVRLGPRAIVTLLVLALRHADDMGDALTARGIA, encoded by the coding sequence GTGATTCCGCTCTACCGGCCCGGCACGAGCCCGCTGCACCGCCTCGGCGCGGGGTGGAAACTCGCCGGTCTCGCCGTCCTCGCCGTCGCCGCATCGGTCTTTCCGCACACGCCCGTCTCAGCCGTCGTCACGCTCGGGCTCACGCTCGTGGTCTTCCTCATTGGTGGGCTCGGCGTCACCGCGTGGCTGGGCCGAGTGTGGGACCTGAAGTGGATCATCGTGTTCCTCGCCCTCACTCAGGGCATCTTCCTCGGCCCTGCACCGGCGCTGACCGGCACGACGCGCGTCGTCGCGGTACTGCTGCTCGCATCCGTGTGCACCATGACGACGCCGACGGGGGAGATGATCGATGCGCTCCGACGCGCGCTCAGCCCGCTCCGCCGTATCGGCGTGGATCCGTGGCGCGTCGCCTTCACCGTCTCCCTGACGATCGCCGTCATTCCCGTCGTCGGCGCTCTCGCCGCCCAGGTGCGCGACGCCGCGCGCGCACGCGGCGTTCGGCTCGGGCCCCGGGCGATCGTGACGCTTCTCGTGCTCGCGCTGCGTCACGCCGACGACATGGGCGACGCGCTGACGGCGCGCGGCATCGCCTGA
- a CDS encoding energy-coupling factor ABC transporter ATP-binding protein encodes MIRIRDLGVAIDGARVLADVTVTLEERRIAVIGANGSGKSTFARTLNGLVAPTEGSVEVCDIDVRRDPRRARQAVGFLFTNPDAQILMPTAAEDVALSVKAAGVPRAERTERTAAALARFGLTDHADQPAHSLSGGQKQLLALAAVLVRAPRVLVADEPTTLLDLGNARRMADLLLGDEGPEQTLIVTHDLALAERTDVCLRFADGRLADLGDPVEVVARYRAEFP; translated from the coding sequence GTGATCCGCATCCGCGACCTCGGCGTGGCGATCGACGGCGCGCGGGTGCTCGCCGACGTGACGGTGACCCTCGAGGAGCGGCGGATCGCGGTGATCGGCGCAAACGGATCCGGGAAGTCGACGTTCGCGCGCACGCTCAATGGGCTCGTCGCTCCGACCGAGGGATCCGTCGAGGTGTGCGACATCGACGTCCGGCGCGATCCGCGTCGCGCGCGACAGGCCGTCGGATTCCTCTTCACGAACCCCGATGCGCAGATCCTCATGCCGACAGCGGCCGAGGACGTCGCGCTGTCGGTGAAGGCCGCTGGCGTGCCCCGCGCCGAGCGCACGGAGCGCACCGCCGCGGCCCTGGCACGATTCGGCCTCACCGACCACGCGGATCAGCCCGCGCACAGCCTCTCGGGCGGACAGAAGCAACTCCTCGCGCTCGCAGCTGTTCTCGTGCGAGCGCCGCGCGTGCTCGTCGCAGACGAGCCGACGACCCTGCTCGATCTCGGCAACGCCCGCCGCATGGCCGACCTGCTGCTGGGCGACGAGGGGCCGGAGCAGACGCTGATCGTCACCCATGACCTCGCCCTCGCCGAGCGAACCGACGTGTGCCTCCGATTCGCCGACGGGCGGCTCGCGGATCTCGGCGACCCCGTCGAGGTGGTCGCTCGCTACCGTGCGGAATTCCCGTGA
- a CDS encoding biotin transporter BioY produces MTRSESWEARDIARIAVFAGIIIVLGIMGPIPVPGLVPITAQTLGVMLAGTVLGWRRGGAAVLIVFLLVAIGLPVLSGGRGGLGVFLGPTAGYLIGWLPAVVVVGVLAHLGARRLVWWRVALGAVVGGIVVMYAVGIPGVALVTGIGLGEAALSSLAFLPGDLIKAVVAVVLTMLLYRAYPPAFPATVRRARAAA; encoded by the coding sequence ATGACCAGATCCGAATCGTGGGAGGCACGCGACATCGCGCGCATCGCCGTCTTCGCGGGCATCATCATCGTGCTCGGCATCATGGGGCCGATCCCGGTTCCCGGCCTCGTGCCCATCACCGCCCAGACACTCGGCGTGATGCTCGCCGGAACGGTCTTGGGATGGCGCCGCGGGGGAGCGGCCGTCCTGATCGTGTTCCTTCTCGTCGCGATCGGTTTGCCCGTGCTCTCCGGCGGGCGCGGCGGGCTCGGCGTCTTCCTCGGACCCACCGCGGGCTACCTCATCGGATGGCTGCCGGCGGTCGTCGTCGTGGGCGTCCTCGCGCATCTCGGCGCGCGCCGCCTCGTCTGGTGGCGCGTCGCGCTCGGGGCGGTCGTCGGCGGAATCGTCGTCATGTATGCCGTCGGGATCCCCGGAGTCGCGCTCGTGACGGGCATCGGGCTCGGCGAAGCCGCCCTCTCGTCGCTGGCGTTCCTCCCCGGCGATCTGATCAAGGCGGTCGTCGCGGTCGTGCTGACGATGCTCCTCTACCGCGCGTATCCACCCGCCTTTCCCGCGACGGTGCGTCGCGCACGGGCGGCCGCGTGA